A portion of the Candidatus Roseilinea sp. genome contains these proteins:
- a CDS encoding histidine kinase, with protein MLPDYRVRQRDYLLEISRALTSRLNLSEVLRLILQQATDMLNGQAALIALVEPDARYTIRQSYGIPQPLLEQLRPILQRTENVDEAVTALERNLVAIAESVGLGFWEVVSLPLKVEGDEFLGALYVFRIRGGGFSRDDRRILQSFADQAAIAVNNARLYEQLTHEKRRLDAILEFSADGVVIMDGAHRIQMFNRAMSNLIGVPAAEAIGKKFEEVLVLKNKRAGTTLEEAEAKGWPMVGTSPTLFVEGDLQRRGGGVISVEITFAALLNREGRLVNIIADVHDLTRFRAAEEMKATFISAVSHELKTPVALIKGYASTLRRADAQWDEATVRESLKVIEEEADHLAELIENLLDASRAQAGNFKLTPVELDIDDLVVRVAKKFEAQTQSHKVIADIASDMPLVFADEARITQVLSNLISNAVKYSPPGSEIRITGRATPNEVIITVADQGIGVPPEERSKIFERFYRSESAIRRGTPGAGLGLYLSKAIVEAHGGHIWVEGNDDGQPGSRFSFSLPRAA; from the coding sequence ATGCTACCCGACTACCGCGTCCGCCAGCGCGATTACCTGCTGGAGATCAGCCGCGCGCTGACCTCGCGGCTCAACTTGAGCGAGGTGTTGCGGCTGATCTTGCAACAGGCGACGGACATGCTGAATGGCCAGGCGGCGCTCATCGCGCTGGTTGAGCCAGACGCGCGTTACACCATACGGCAATCCTACGGAATTCCCCAACCCTTGTTAGAGCAGCTCAGGCCAATTCTTCAACGGACGGAGAATGTGGACGAGGCTGTGACGGCGCTGGAGCGCAATCTTGTGGCCATTGCAGAGAGCGTGGGGTTGGGGTTCTGGGAGGTGGTCTCGCTGCCGCTGAAGGTGGAAGGGGACGAGTTTCTCGGGGCGCTCTACGTCTTCCGCATTCGAGGCGGGGGGTTCAGCCGCGACGACCGACGGATCCTGCAGAGCTTCGCCGATCAAGCCGCTATTGCCGTCAACAACGCCCGCCTGTACGAGCAGCTCACGCACGAAAAGCGCCGGCTGGATGCGATCCTCGAGTTTAGCGCCGACGGCGTGGTCATCATGGACGGCGCGCATCGCATTCAAATGTTCAACCGCGCCATGTCGAACCTCATCGGCGTTCCGGCCGCCGAGGCGATCGGCAAAAAGTTCGAGGAGGTGCTCGTGCTGAAGAACAAGCGCGCCGGCACGACGCTTGAGGAGGCCGAGGCAAAAGGCTGGCCGATGGTGGGGACATCGCCGACGCTATTTGTCGAGGGCGATCTGCAGCGGCGCGGCGGCGGCGTGATCAGCGTCGAGATCACCTTTGCCGCCTTGCTCAACCGCGAAGGGCGGTTGGTGAACATCATCGCCGACGTGCATGACCTCACTCGGTTTCGCGCGGCGGAGGAGATGAAGGCCACGTTCATCTCGGCGGTGTCCCACGAGTTGAAGACGCCTGTCGCACTGATCAAGGGTTATGCCAGCACGCTGCGACGCGCCGACGCGCAGTGGGATGAGGCAACCGTCCGCGAAAGCCTGAAGGTCATCGAGGAGGAAGCGGATCACCTGGCCGAGTTGATCGAGAACCTGCTCGACGCCTCGCGCGCTCAGGCCGGCAACTTTAAGCTGACGCCGGTGGAATTGGATATTGACGATTTGGTGGTGCGGGTGGCAAAGAAGTTTGAGGCGCAGACGCAATCACACAAAGTCATCGCCGATATCGCGTCCGATATGCCGCTGGTGTTCGCCGACGAGGCGCGCATTACGCAAGTCCTCAGCAACCTGATCTCGAATGCGGTGAAATACTCCCCGCCGGGAAGCGAGATCCGCATCACCGGCCGCGCTACGCCGAACGAAGTGATTATCACCGTGGCCGACCAAGGCATAGGCGTGCCGCCGGAGGAACGCAGCAAAATCTTCGAGCGCTTCTACCGATCGGAGAGCGCCATCCGGCGCGGCACTCCCGGCGCCGGCCTAGGGCTATACCTGAGCAAAGCCATCGTCGAAGCCCACGGCGGCCACATCTGGGTGGAAGGCAACGACGATGGGCAACCCGGCTCACGCTTCAGCTTTAGCCTGCCGCGCGCGGCTTGA
- a CDS encoding alcohol dehydrogenase yields the protein MMKTKAIVIPAAHTVELREVELKPLGADDVLVQTTLTSISAGTERMLLRGVMPHPMLQFPVVPGYETVGQVIEAGANARAWLGKRVYVGGSYGFVGVNPAFGGQSAYIVAPQSHLTDLKSLTDEQGVLLALAATALHGVDVAFGAGQAFGGEAAPEVWVLGQGVVGQLAARFAKARGARVTVSDKVPSRLRLAAADVKLLAEDGALKAEDGSAVAALDKTFAILIDATGKMEAIAPRLMNVQKGGRVVLLGYYERIDLPYMPAFLRELTFAVSKEWAPGDLARARDAIAAGQVEVRSLITHRLPADDAPRAFDLAFNDPDCVKITLTWSGAPGH from the coding sequence ATGATGAAGACGAAAGCGATTGTGATTCCTGCGGCGCATACCGTGGAGCTGCGCGAGGTCGAGCTGAAGCCGCTCGGCGCCGACGATGTGCTGGTGCAAACCACGCTGACCAGCATCAGCGCCGGCACCGAGCGCATGCTGCTGCGCGGCGTGATGCCCCACCCGATGCTGCAATTCCCCGTTGTGCCCGGCTACGAGACGGTGGGCCAAGTGATTGAGGCCGGCGCGAACGCGCGGGCCTGGCTCGGCAAGCGCGTGTATGTCGGCGGCTCCTACGGCTTTGTCGGGGTCAATCCGGCCTTCGGCGGGCAGAGCGCCTACATCGTCGCCCCGCAATCGCATCTGACCGACCTGAAGTCGCTGACCGACGAGCAGGGCGTGCTGCTGGCCCTGGCCGCGACGGCGCTGCACGGTGTGGATGTGGCCTTCGGCGCAGGGCAGGCATTCGGCGGGGAGGCTGCGCCGGAGGTATGGGTGTTGGGGCAGGGCGTCGTCGGCCAACTCGCGGCGCGGTTCGCGAAGGCGCGCGGCGCGCGTGTGACGGTCAGCGACAAGGTGCCCTCGCGCCTGCGGCTGGCCGCAGCCGATGTGAAGTTGCTGGCCGAGGACGGCGCGCTCAAGGCGGAGGACGGATCCGCCGTGGCTGCGCTCGACAAGACGTTTGCGATCTTGATTGACGCGACCGGCAAGATGGAGGCGATTGCCCCGCGCCTGATGAATGTGCAGAAAGGCGGGCGGGTGGTGCTGCTGGGCTATTACGAGCGGATTGACCTGCCCTACATGCCGGCTTTCCTGCGAGAGTTGACCTTTGCGGTGAGCAAAGAGTGGGCGCCGGGCGACCTGGCGCGCGCGCGCGACGCCATTGCGGCCGGTCAGGTCGAAGTGCGCTCGCTCATCACGCATCGCCTGCCGGCCGATGACGCGCCTCGCGCGTTCGATCTGGCTTTCAACGACCCGGACTGTGTGAAGATAACGTTGACTTGGTCTGGCGCGCCGGGCCATTAG